Proteins encoded together in one Flavobacteriales bacterium window:
- a CDS encoding gliding motility-associated C-terminal domain-containing protein gives MRRSQLLPAALLLMQAQGQNLVPNGDFEAFSQCPDYVSQIDRATGWSRPTDGTSDYFNACLGVPFSMNVPDNQSGYEPARSGNGYAGFYCFYSTTAVTTATDNDHEYVTRALAAPLIPGATYAVEFFVSLADVSKYAVNDIGALLSTQAPYRADEFAITAAPQVTNSSLVMLDQKNGWTRIHGCFVADSAFAYITIGNFRNGAATVFEEVPTDFPLTYYSYYFVDDVSVHAIAPPQLGPDINACAAVALAVQDPVDGATYTWSTGEEGVTIVADSAGAYSVSTDLYGCIMSDTIHVHLTEPIQLHLPNDTVADFCAHPLLVLDPGPLPANASVSWSTGESTAVIAVQQAGTYTVQVSAPDHCPATASILVVDDCGSPVFAPNAFTPNNDGINDRWQPLWMANPDAALEFTIYDRWGRVLFTSAMDQSAWDGTAHGSPVPDGVYAWRGRARDRSASMDLRISGHVCLIR, from the coding sequence GTGAGGCGTTCACAGCTCCTACCCGCAGCCCTGCTGCTGATGCAGGCGCAAGGGCAGAATCTCGTTCCGAACGGGGACTTCGAGGCCTTTTCGCAATGCCCCGATTACGTGAGCCAGATCGATCGCGCGACCGGTTGGTCACGCCCCACCGATGGCACCAGCGACTACTTCAACGCTTGCCTCGGCGTTCCCTTCAGCATGAATGTGCCGGACAACCAATCCGGGTATGAGCCGGCCCGAAGCGGCAATGGATACGCGGGCTTCTATTGCTTCTATTCCACCACGGCCGTCACCACCGCCACGGACAACGACCACGAGTACGTGACGCGTGCGCTGGCCGCGCCGCTGATCCCCGGGGCCACCTATGCCGTGGAGTTCTTCGTGAGCCTCGCCGATGTCTCCAAGTACGCGGTGAACGACATCGGCGCGCTGCTGAGCACGCAGGCTCCGTACCGCGCCGATGAATTCGCGATCACGGCCGCCCCTCAGGTCACGAACAGCTCGCTGGTGATGCTCGATCAGAAGAACGGTTGGACGCGCATCCACGGCTGCTTCGTGGCCGATTCGGCATTCGCGTACATCACCATCGGGAACTTCCGCAACGGCGCGGCAACGGTATTCGAGGAGGTGCCCACGGACTTCCCGCTCACCTACTACAGCTACTACTTCGTGGACGATGTGAGCGTGCACGCGATCGCGCCGCCGCAGCTCGGTCCGGACATCAACGCGTGCGCTGCGGTGGCGCTGGCCGTGCAGGATCCTGTGGATGGCGCCACCTACACATGGTCAACGGGCGAGGAAGGAGTCACCATCGTGGCCGACAGTGCTGGTGCATACAGCGTGAGCACGGACCTCTATGGCTGCATCATGTCCGATACGATCCACGTGCATCTCACAGAACCGATTCAACTGCATCTGCCCAACGATACGGTGGCCGATTTCTGCGCGCACCCTTTGCTCGTGCTCGACCCCGGCCCCTTGCCGGCGAATGCATCGGTGAGCTGGTCCACCGGCGAGAGCACGGCGGTGATCGCGGTGCAGCAAGCGGGGACCTACACCGTGCAGGTGTCTGCGCCCGATCATTGCCCGGCAACGGCTTCCATCCTTGTGGTGGATGATTGCGGCTCGCCGGTGTTCGCCCCGAATGCGTTCACCCCGAACAACGACGGGATCAACGATCGCTGGCAACCGCTGTGGATGGCCAACCCGGATGCCGCCTTGGAGTTCACCATCTATGATCGATGGGGGAGGGTGCTCTTCACATCGGCAATGGACCAGTCGGCTTGGGATGGGACCGCCCATGGATCGCCCGTGCCCGATGGGGTTTACGCCTGGCGCGGACGAGCACGCGATCGTTCCGCTTCCATGGATCTTCGGATCAGCGGGCACGTGTGCCTGATCCGTTGA
- a CDS encoding response regulator has translation MEHRTATTLMLVLMAGATLRAQPQRTDTLYLPFQHLSIEDGLSQGMVNTILQDRYGFMWFGTKDGLNRYDGYTFTVFRQDPEDSTTLRNNYIHALFEDRQGRLWVGTGEGLELFDRANERFIHAHAGPTPILDIVQGIAQDAHNDLWLACNNGLFKLTFAGGSHDDGMPLCTINQYLGNSCLVSADRTGTIWASQHDRNSFRVVPNHAGKDRMDTLLLDRPVGNTSTGRTLRALTGLVAAEDTIEQHIYGLHLFGIAQLDARSDQAKTLYEAGSELGQMRGMNATVDGKGRLWIAVYSGIYLFDPAAGGFSRVLPRDQNLLLQAQGAKCAYRDRNGLVWVGTSGYGLLAYDPRSARFNTVKSGSCGPMQALPDGRVSVAFHNGFLNEFDPRTNSWPTWIPWFEKVNDPALNILSRANRVLVRDERGMYWFNHEGLLTYEPVQDRITRIPRDTAAIRAFPEETYNETFLLEGDSLIWSGSAHTLCRFDRRTGQFHYVPYPRSRVGEVDRFLHAIIRDDSGLLWLGTATGLYRYDRRMSGMAAWQVYTHVPADPASLSTDIIYSLLNDPVDPDVLWVGTNGGGLNRMDKRTGRCVRYGTKQGLPNDVVYGILPDEAGNLWMSTNKGISRFTPGTGTFRNYDANDGLQSDEFNRYAQCRQADGTLFFGGVMGFNHFKPAELADDSTASLIRITGIKLINRAVDHRQEGSPLKAPAYLSEGITIPYSANMVIFEFAAMEFSAPRTHQYRYKLDGFDADWIDAGTDNSAIYTNLDPGTYVFHVRTRNRDGIWDTKGTSFTLTVTPPWWRTWWFYAACMMAIGGGALLYIRMLNMRNVNLERTVEQRTRDLVSAKERAERSEQVKQQFLANMSHEIRTPMNAIMGMSGILKRDPHPPEQDKYLNAIAQSSENLLVIINDILDLSKMEAGKIVLDHVPFEPRKVVDSVYDLLRFKAEEKKLALTMEVEGSVPQRLMGDPTRLQQVLVNLVGNAIKFTEQGSITGRMSSNGSGDGRIELMFVIKDTGIGIAPDRRERIFDEFDQGQGATAFKYGGTGLGLSISKRLAEMQGGGITVESEIGEGSTFTVRIPYAVAPSDTTAAAPIRRAPITELRDLRILLAEDNAFNAMVAQDELADAIPGVRVDVAVNGRIAWEMVQANDYDVILMDVQMPEMNGYDATRAIRALKGDKSRIPIVAMTANVMKEEVERCKEAGMNGYVPKPFKREELMGAIITAIGK, from the coding sequence CGGTTACACCTTCACCGTGTTCCGGCAGGATCCGGAGGACAGCACGACCCTGCGGAACAACTACATCCATGCGCTCTTCGAGGACAGGCAGGGCCGCCTGTGGGTGGGGACGGGCGAGGGCCTGGAGCTGTTCGACCGCGCCAACGAGCGGTTCATACATGCGCATGCCGGGCCGACACCCATCCTGGACATCGTGCAGGGCATCGCACAGGACGCCCACAACGACCTCTGGCTGGCGTGCAACAACGGGCTGTTCAAACTGACGTTCGCGGGGGGATCCCATGACGATGGTATGCCGCTGTGTACGATCAATCAATACCTCGGCAACAGTTGCCTCGTGAGCGCGGACCGTACGGGAACGATCTGGGCCAGCCAGCATGACCGGAACAGCTTCCGCGTGGTACCGAATCATGCGGGTAAGGACCGGATGGACACCCTGCTGCTCGATCGACCGGTGGGCAATACCAGCACCGGCAGGACCTTGCGAGCGCTCACGGGACTGGTCGCAGCGGAAGACACGATCGAACAGCACATCTATGGCCTGCACCTGTTCGGCATCGCGCAGCTCGATGCACGCTCCGACCAGGCGAAGACGCTGTACGAAGCGGGTTCCGAACTGGGCCAGATGCGCGGCATGAACGCCACCGTGGACGGCAAGGGCCGGTTGTGGATCGCCGTGTACTCCGGCATCTACCTCTTCGATCCCGCCGCTGGAGGCTTCTCGCGCGTGCTGCCGCGCGACCAGAACCTCCTGCTCCAAGCCCAAGGCGCCAAATGCGCCTATCGCGACCGCAATGGTCTCGTCTGGGTCGGCACCTCGGGCTATGGCCTGCTCGCCTACGATCCACGCAGTGCCCGGTTCAACACGGTGAAGTCCGGGAGCTGTGGTCCCATGCAGGCCTTGCCTGACGGGCGCGTGTCGGTTGCCTTCCACAATGGATTTCTGAACGAGTTCGATCCTCGGACCAACTCGTGGCCAACGTGGATCCCCTGGTTCGAGAAGGTGAACGACCCGGCGCTCAACATCTTGAGCCGAGCGAACCGCGTACTGGTCAGGGACGAACGAGGGATGTACTGGTTCAACCATGAGGGCCTCCTGACCTATGAGCCCGTGCAGGACAGGATCACCCGCATCCCACGCGACACGGCCGCCATCCGCGCCTTCCCGGAGGAGACCTACAACGAGACCTTCCTGTTGGAAGGTGATTCGCTCATCTGGTCGGGCTCGGCCCACACGCTCTGTCGCTTCGATCGCCGGACCGGACAGTTCCACTATGTGCCCTATCCGCGATCACGGGTCGGTGAGGTCGATCGGTTCCTGCACGCGATCATCCGCGATGACAGCGGGCTGCTTTGGCTGGGCACAGCGACGGGATTGTACCGCTACGATCGTCGCATGAGCGGCATGGCCGCCTGGCAGGTGTACACACACGTTCCTGCGGATCCGGCCTCCCTTTCCACGGACATCATCTATTCACTGTTGAACGACCCCGTCGATCCGGATGTGCTCTGGGTCGGCACCAACGGCGGTGGCCTCAACCGAATGGACAAGCGCACGGGCAGGTGTGTTCGCTACGGCACCAAACAAGGTCTGCCCAACGATGTGGTGTACGGCATCCTTCCCGATGAAGCCGGCAACCTGTGGATGAGCACCAATAAGGGCATCTCGCGTTTCACGCCCGGTACGGGGACCTTCCGCAACTACGATGCGAACGACGGGCTGCAGAGCGACGAGTTCAACCGCTACGCGCAATGCAGGCAAGCGGACGGTACGCTCTTCTTCGGTGGCGTGATGGGCTTCAACCACTTCAAGCCGGCCGAGCTCGCGGACGATAGCACGGCCAGCCTCATCCGCATCACGGGCATCAAGCTCATCAACCGTGCGGTGGACCATCGCCAGGAAGGTTCACCGCTGAAGGCACCTGCGTATCTGAGCGAAGGCATCACCATTCCGTACAGTGCGAACATGGTCATCTTCGAGTTCGCAGCCATGGAGTTCAGCGCGCCGCGCACACATCAGTACCGCTACAAGCTCGATGGCTTCGATGCGGATTGGATCGACGCGGGCACCGACAACAGCGCCATCTACACCAACCTCGACCCCGGCACCTACGTGTTCCACGTTCGCACGCGCAACAGGGATGGCATCTGGGACACGAAGGGAACATCGTTCACCCTTACGGTGACCCCGCCGTGGTGGCGCACGTGGTGGTTCTACGCCGCCTGCATGATGGCCATCGGTGGCGGCGCATTGCTGTACATCCGCATGCTGAACATGCGGAACGTGAACCTGGAGCGCACCGTGGAGCAACGGACCCGTGACCTGGTGTCGGCCAAGGAACGCGCGGAGCGCAGCGAGCAGGTGAAGCAACAGTTCCTGGCCAATATGAGCCACGAGATCCGCACGCCGATGAACGCCATCATGGGCATGAGTGGCATCCTGAAGCGCGATCCGCATCCACCGGAACAGGACAAGTACCTCAACGCGATCGCGCAGAGCAGCGAGAATCTGCTTGTGATCATCAACGACATCCTCGATCTGAGCAAGATGGAGGCCGGGAAGATCGTGTTGGACCACGTGCCGTTCGAGCCGCGCAAGGTGGTGGACAGCGTGTACGACCTGCTCCGTTTCAAGGCCGAGGAGAAGAAGCTGGCCTTGACGATGGAGGTGGAGGGTTCCGTTCCGCAGCGTTTGATGGGTGATCCAACGCGCTTGCAGCAGGTCCTGGTGAACCTCGTGGGCAACGCCATCAAGTTCACGGAGCAGGGGAGCATCACCGGCAGGATGAGCTCCAACGGATCGGGTGATGGTCGTATCGAACTGATGTTCGTGATCAAGGACACCGGCATCGGCATCGCGCCCGACCGCCGGGAGCGCATCTTCGATGAGTTCGATCAGGGACAGGGTGCCACGGCCTTCAAGTACGGCGGTACCGGCCTTGGGCTGTCCATCAGCAAGCGGCTGGCGGAAATGCAAGGTGGCGGCATCACCGTGGAAAGCGAGATCGGCGAGGGCAGCACGTTCACGGTGAGGATCCCCTACGCCGTGGCGCCTTCGGATACCACTGCCGCAGCCCCCATCCGCCGCGCGCCGATCACGGAACTCCGCGACCTGCGCATCCTGCTCGCGGAAGACAACGCGTTCAACGCCATGGTGGCACAGGACGAGCTGGCCGATGCGATCCCCGGCGTGCGTGTGGATGTGGCCGTGAACGGACGGATCGCTTGGGAGATGGTCCAGGCCAATGACTACGACGTGATCCTGATGGATGTGCAGATGCCGGAAATGAACGGCTACGACGCGACGAGGGCGATCCGTGCATTGAAAGGTGACAAGTCACGCATCCCCATCGTGGCGATGACGGCCAACGTGATGAAGGAGGAGGTGGAGCGCTGCAAGGAAGCCGGAATGAACGGCTACGTGCCCAAGCCCTTCAAGCGTGAGGAGTTGATGGGGGCGATCATCACTGCTATTGGCAAGTGA